Part of the Streptomyces antimycoticus genome, TTGCGCAGGTCGCTGGTGACGTTGACGCGCTTGAGCCAGCGGTCCGTGCCGTCGTAGCGGGCCCGGAAGGGGACCCGGCCATGGACCGCCAGGTGGTTGTTGACGCAGAGCACGTCACCCTGCCGCAGGGCGACTTCGCCCAGCGACCGGTCCAGGACCCCGGTTACGGCCTCCAGCGCGGCACGGGCCTGCGGGTCGTCCTCGGGCGTCTCCATGAAGTAGGGGTCGAGCCGCATGTACGGGCCGGAGCGCGAGCCGTACAGCACCGCGACCGGTTCGCGGTCGTTGATCAGCCGCTCGATCGTGGCGAAGCGCTTGGCGGACTCCTCGTGGTCCCCGGCCGAGTTGTTCTTGGGCAGGTGGGACTCGTCGGGGGCGATATGGAAGCGCTTCCGGAACAGCACCTCGACGTGCTCGGGGGCGAGGGCGTCCAGGTCCAGTTCGCCGATGGTGGTGGCGACGTCGTCGGGGTTGCGCAGCGCCGAGAGCAGCAGGTAGTCGCCGCGGTACGGGTGGAAGGCGTCCTCGGTGTGCCAGGTCAGGAGTTCGGAGCTGCCGGTGCCGAGCTGCTCGTGCTCGTGCTTGCGGATCGGGAACACGTCGTGGACGAGCCGCCCGTCCTGCTGCGTGGACCAGCCGAACGGCTCGCCGATGACGGCGCCGTAGAGGAGCAGCAGGATCTCCTCGGGGAATTCCGCGGCGGGCCGGGCCCGGGCCCGCCAGTGCTCCGGGGTCGGGCCGATGCGGCCGGTGTCGATCCGGTGGCCGCGGAGCACACAGTGGCCGTGCTCCTCCTCCAGCGCGAAGGCGCGCAGGAACTTGCGGGTGCGCTCGGGCAGCATCGCCGCGAGGAACGGCAGGTCGAACAGGAGTCGTGGGTCCTCGGGCGAGGCGTACTTCCCGGCCAGTTCGATGCCGAGGTCAGCGGAACGGTGCGCTTCCTGCGGGGTCAGTTCGAGGACGTTGCTGGTGCCGGTTGCCATGGTCGCGGATCCTTTCGGGTGCCCTCGATGGCGAACGGGGCATGCGGGTGCGCGTGCGGGTTCAGGGCTGGGTGACGCTGCGTCAGGTACGGTCGCTGAGGTGTCTGGCGAGCCGCCGGGGCGTGGGACAGTCGAACAGCGTGGCGACGCGCAGCCCGGCGGCCGCGGGCACATCCGTCCGCAACGCGCTCACCAGGCGCATCGCCAGGATCGACTGGCCGCCGTGGGCGAAGAAGTCGTCGTCGGGACCGAGCGCGGGCGCCGCGAGCACGTCGCGGAACCGGTGGAGCACGACATGCAGGGGCTCGTCCACGGTGGACGGTCGGTCCGGCCCCGGCTCGGCGCCGGTCTCGGGCGGCGTACGCACGGGGGCCGCGACCGTCGCCGCCGCCAGCGCCGCCGTGTCCACCTTCCCGCGCGGGTTCTTGGGCAGGTCGGCCGTCCAGTACAGCCGGGTCGGTACGCCCCAGCTGGGGAAGGCCGCGGCGGTCGGCCCCACCACCTCCCTGCGCTGCCCGTCGGTGAGCCGGGCGGCGGTGCCGGGCTCCGGGGCCAGCGCCCGGTCGGCCGGGACCAGGCAGGCGATCAGCGAGGTGGCGTCACCGGGGTCGATCAGGACGACGGCCTGGGCGACCGCGGGCGTGGACTCCAGCGCCCGCTCCACCGCGGTCGCCTCCAGGCGGTGGCCGCGCACCTTCAGCTGGCTGTCGATCCGGCCCAGGAACTCCAGCGCCCCGCCCGGCAGCAGCCGGCCCAGGTCCCCGGTGGCGTAGACCCGCTCTCCGTCCGCATGCGGGTCCGGGCGGAACCGCAGCTCGGTCTGCTCCTCGTCGTGCAGATAGCCGCGCGCCAGCGAGGGACCGGCGATGTGGATCTCCCCGGTCCGGCCGGGCGGCAGCACCCGCCCGTCGGCCCGAACGGAGACGGCCGCGTTGGACAGCGGTGTGCCGATGGGCACTTCGGTGGCGTTCCCGGGCAGTCGACCGGTGTACATGGTGGAGGTCACCGTGCACTCCGTCAGCCCGTACACGTGCACCAGCGCGGCCGGCTGGCGGCGCTGCCAGGCCCGGTAGGTGCCGGGCTCCATCCGCTCGCCGCCCACGAGGACCGCCCGGAGCGCGGCGGGGGTGGTCTCGTCGGCGGCGTCCAGCCAGCGGGCGTACTCGCGCCAGTACTGGGTCGACAGCTCGGCCACGGTCGCCTCGCCCTCCCGCAGCACGCGGTGCAGCTCCGGCGGTTCCAGCGGCAGGGTGTCGGGCCTGCACACCACGGCACCGCCGGTGGCCAGGACGGGGAAGACCTCCTCGATCACCACGTCGAAGCCGAGCGAGGCGATCTGCAGCCAGCGGTCGGCCGGGGTGAGGAGCAGTCGCTCGGCCACCGCGTCGGCGAACCCGGCGAGCGCGCCGCGCTCGACCACGATGCCCTTGGGCCGACCGGTGGACCCGGAGGTGAACAGGGTGTACGCCGGCTGCGTGGGGGCTGCCGGGACGCCGGTGTACGGCGCGGCGGCGGGCCCGGCTTCCATGGTGGCGAGGTCCAGACACGGTGTACCCAGCGGCAGCGGGGGCCCCTGCCGGGTGCTGTCGTGGAGCCAGAGCACGGCGCCCACCCGGGCGACCAGATCCTTCCGGGCCTCCGGCGGCAGACCGGGCTCCAGGACGGTGAAGGCGGCGCCGGTCCTGAGCACGGCGAGCATGGAGAGGACCGCGTCCCGGGGCCGGTCGAGCGACAGACCCACCACGCTCCCGGGGCCGGCGCCCCGTGCGGCAAGCACCGATGCGAGCGCGCCGGCCCGCGCCTCGGCCTGGGCATAGCTCCAGTGGACGGTTCCCTCGATCAGGGCCGGTGCCCCGGACCGGGTGGCGACCTGATGGTCCCACCGGTCGAGGAAGTCCGGCTGCCGCCCGCTCATCGCCCGCCCCGCGCGCCGCGCAGGAAGCCGGAGAGGCGGTCGAGACCGGCGGCGAACTCCTTCTCGGCACCACCGAATCCGAGCCGTACTCCGTGCGGGAGGTCGAAGGCCGTGCCGGGCACCAGGAGTGTTCCGGTCCGGTCGAGCAACTCCAGGCAGAACCGCTCGACATCGACCACGTGCGGCAGCTCCAGTAGCCCGCAGACGCCGCCGTGTGGGCGCTGCCAGGCGACGACGTCCGCGTGCCGGTCGACCCAGCGGTCCATCAACTCCAGGTTGCGCCGGGCCTGTTCGACGCGGGGGCCGATCAGCCGGGGTGCGGCGCGTACCGCATGGAGTGCGATGCGTTCGACGAGAGGCGAGAGGAAGAGCGTCGTGCGATCGCGCAGCGGAAACGTACGCTCGATCAGTTCCGGCGGGGCGATGCACCAGCCGAACCGCAGTCCGGGCAGGCCGTATACCTTCGAGAAGGTTCCGTACGAGACGGTGTGCGGGTACAGCATTTCCGGGTTGGGCAACGGATCGGCGCCATGGGTGATTTCCGCGAAGGCCGCGTCCCAGACGAGCAGGGCGCCCGAATCCGCCACCCGGTCGAGGAATGCGCGGTATCCGGTGCCGGAAAGGCTGAGGCCGGTCGGATTGTGCGGGAAATTCGCCACCACGGCCTTGGTTCCCGGCCCGATCGTGTCGCGCAGTACGGCGTCGGGAAAGGCCCCGTCGGACAGCTCTCCGAGCGGCAGGGTGCGAATCTCGCAGCCGCGCTCCCGCGCGAAGTGGCCGAGCGAGTGGTAGAGCGAATCAGGCAGCACCACCCGGTCGCCCGGCTCCAGAAGGGTCCCCAGGGTGAGCGCGATGGCCTCGCTCGAACCATGAGTGACCATGATGTGTTCGCGGCGCCCCCCGGCGTACCGGTCGGCGATCGCCTGCCGCAGCTCCGGCGAACCCTGCGAGGTGCTGTCGTCCATGACGATGCCGTCGAGCTCGTCGTGGCCGATTCCGGCGATGCTGCGCAGTTCCGCGAAAGAATACGGCTGGACCCCGCTGGAACTGATATCCAGTTCGGCCCTGTCCAGATATCGCCGGTACCACTCTTCCAATATCGGTGGTGCTGGCAGACTGGTCACTGCGCCGTCGTTGCGTACGGGCGACAAATGGACTCCCGGATCGAGAACGGAGATAGCGGGGCAGTGGTTGCGCTTCATCGGAAGCAAACCCGACGCGTACTGCGGTCCGCAAGCACTCCCGGCCCTTGGGGAGTTCACCTTCCATCGGGCGGAAACTTGTTTCGGGCCGGTTACCGCCGGGGCAGGGTGCGGCCATGGAGGCGTCAGCGCTCAGCGTTCCGCACCTCGTTGACCACGCCGTTCGGCACGGCATCGCGGTGGTCCCCGGCTCGGCTGTGGTGGACGAGTCCGGCTGGGACTTCCGCGTCGTGCACTGCCGCGACGAGCACGGCCGGGAGTGGATCCTGCGCTCTCCCCGACGCGCGCAGGTGGTCGCGCCCGCGGCGGCGGAGGACCGGCTGTTGCGACTGCTGCGCGACCGGCTGCCGACCCGGATCCCCGAGTGGCGGGTGCACACCCCGGAGTTCACCGCCTACCCGCGGCTCCCGGGGACGGCGGCGGGGGCGGAGGACCCCCACTCGCTCCGCTACCGGTGGGCGGTCGACCCGCTCGACCCCGCGGCGGAGTACCTGGGCCCACTGGCCGGTGTGCTGGTCTCGTTGCACGCCCTGCCGCCCGCGACGGCCGGCCTGCCGGACACGGCACCGGACCGGCCCCGCGAGCGGGTCGCCCGCCAACTCCATGAGGCGCACGCCGCGTTCGGGCTGTCCCCAGGCCGCCGAGCCCACTGGCTGCGCTGGCTGGAGGACGACTACGGCTGGCCGACCGCGACGGTGCCCGTCCACGGCGACGTGCACCCCGGCCACACCCTGGTCTGCCGCCGACCGGGCGGTGGGGCCCGGCTCGCGGGCCTGCTCGACTGGACCAACGCCCGGGTCGACGACCCCGCCGCGGACTTCGTGGACCTGTACTACGCGGGCGGTCCCGCCGTCCTGGACGCGCTGCTCGCCGCGTACCGGGGACAGGGCGGCACGGTACGGGAGGGAATGCGCGAGCACATCGTGGAACTGGGTGACTTCCTCTGGGTCCGGGTGGCCCTACTGGGCCTGCGCACGAACCGCCCGCATCTGGTGACGACAGCCAGGGCCCGGCTCCGGGAGCTCGGGACGGTGCCCTGACGGACCCGCTGCAGCCGGCCGCTGCGAGTGGTCTGTCGGGTCCTACGGCGCCGAGCACTGCGGATGCCGAGAATTTCGTCCAGCCTGGTGAGAAGCGTGTACAGAGGGTCTTTGCAGGTCAACACCTATGCGGACCCTCTTTTCACGCTCCCGTTTCTGGCGTTGAGGTTGAGCACGCCGCTCACCGACACGTTGACTCGGAGGCTTTCTCCACGTTGCCTGTGGACCTGGACAAGATCACCGCAGGGCTCCCCAAGACTCGGTAGCGCTACCTGCGGGACCGGGACCGCTCGCTGCGGGCGGGCAACTACCCGGAGACCACCCGCCGCAACTACCTCCTCGCCCCCACCCAGCTCGTCCGCTACCTGAACGAGAACGCTGCGCCCGACCTCGAGGTGGAGGACCCGGCCGAGGACCCCACCGAGGTCACCCGCGCCCACAGCGAGGCCTTCCAGGGGTGGATGATCGAGGCCCCGTCGGCGTCGACCGCGCTGAACAAGCACAAGGGACCGCGGCGGTTCTTCAGGTGGCTGATGCAGGACGAGGAGGAGATCGACCGCTCTCCGATGGAACGCGTCCGCCAGCCCAAGACGGCGAAGGAGCTGATCCCGGTGATCCGGGACGACGACACCAACCACGGCAAAGCAGCCGCGAGCCGCGTGCGGTTCGGCCCGAAGGCGGCGCGGCCTGTCCGCCGGGGTGAAAGGTGTGCATGCGCATCGGTGGCGGCATGACTCCGCCCACGAGTGGAAACGTGGCCGACGGTTACTCAGGTGACCTGATGCTGCTGATGGGATGGATCTCCGAGGATATGCCCCGCCACTAAGGCGCCAGCGCGGCCGCCGAACGCCCCCAAGAGGCCCTGTGCTGTTCAGAAATGCGTCGCTGCAGGTTGTAGGCGGTCTGGCGGGATCTGCGGGCTCGTTGGGACCATGTGCAGGTGATCGTCTCACTGGTGTATCAGGTCACGCGGTAGCTTCTGTCGGTTCCAGGGGTGCTGCTGCGTCGGCGGATGGCCTCAGACGCTGAGTTGCTCGTGCTCCGGCATGAGAACGCGGTGTTGCGCAGACAACTTTCGAGTCCGGTGCGGCATGAGTGGGCGGACCGTTTGTGGTTCGCGGCAGTGTCTTCGCTGATACCTCGGCGTCGCTGGGCGCAGGTGTTCCCGGTGACACCGGGGACTTTGCTCGGCTGGCATCGGCGCCTCGTTGAACGCAGGTGGGACTACAGTGCGTGCCGGAGCGAGCCGGGCCGGCCGGCGACAGGGGGTCGTGAAGGGGTTGGCGCTGCGGCTGGCGCGGGAGAACCCGCGCTGGGGCTGCCGCAGGATCCAGGGGGAGCTGGCCCGGCTGGGCCACAGGATCGGTGCGTCCACGGTATGGAAGATCTTGACGGCAGACGGGTTCGACCCGGCTCCCCGCCGCGGCGGGCCTACATGGCGTGAGTTCCTGACATCCCAGGCCGGGGCCATCATCGCCTGCGACTTCCTGCACATCGACCTGGTGGATCTTCGCCGCGTCTAGGCACTGGTCTTCCTCGAACACGGCACACGCCGCCTCCGCATCGCCGGGGTAAGCGTGCATCCGACCGCACAGTGGACGACCAACAGGTCCGCAATCGTGCGCTTGAGGTGGGCGTGCGCCTTGAGTCGTTGCGCTTTGTGATCCGTGACCGGGACGGCGTATATACCGAGTCCTTCGACGCGGTTTTCTAAGCTGAGGGGATCAAAACCCTCAAGACCGACCCACAGTCCCCGCGGCTGAACGGCACGCGGGAGCGCCATCGTCGCCGCACTGTCCGCCCGCTCCGGAACCACGACTTACCAAGGCGGGACCACTCGATGGGCGGAAATCCCATAACCCACGCCCTGACCAGGCCCCCGCCGTCCACCCCGCACGGCAGCGTGCGGTCGCGCGGCAGACGTGTCACCTGCGGCTGGTGGATGCGGTCAGGGGGAGCTTGCGAGCTCTGGCGGCACGTACTCGGAAGTCACAGACGCCTGACCGGCGACGCGTTGTGGCCCCGCCGGGCGGTCGGCTGATCCTGCCGAGGGCAGCGGAAGCGCCAGTCAATCCTGGGACTTACCTCCGAGTGGAGCCACAGCGATCATTCCTGTCAGTCCTTGATCTCGCAGATGACCGCGCCCGAGGTGATGGACGCGCCGACCTCGGCGGTCAGGCCCTTGACGGTGCCCGCGCGGTGGGCGTTGAGGGGCTGTTCCATCTTCATGGCCTCCAGGACGACGATGAGGTCGCCCTCGGCCACGGTGTCGCCCTCGCCCACGGCGACCTTGACGATGGTGCCCTGCATCGGGGAGGCCAGGGCGTCGCCGGAGGCGGCGGAGCCGGACTTCTTGACCGCCTTGCGCTTCGGCTTCTTCGAGCCGCCCGCCGGGGCGGTGGCCACGCCCAGGGAGGCGGGCAGCGAGACCTCCAGCCGCTTGCCGCCGACCTCGACCACGACGGTCTCGCGGGCGGTGGGCTCCTCGTCCTCGTCGGGGCTGACGGGGGCGAAGGGGGCGATGGTGTTGTTGAACTCGGTCTCGATCCAGCGGGTGTGGATCGTGAACGGCTCGCTGGTGAATGCCGGGTCCACCACCACGGCCTGGTGGAACGGGATCGCGGTGGCCATGCCGTCGACCTGGAACTCGGCCAGGGCGCGGGCGGCGCGCTGGAGGGCCTGGGTGCGGGTGGCGCCGGTGACGATCAGCTTGGCCAGCAGTGAGTCCCACGCGGGGCCGATGACGCTGCCGGACTCCACGCCCGCGTCCAGCCGGACACCGGGGCCGGCGGGCGGGACGAAGGAGGTCACGGTGCCGGGGGCGGGCAGGAAGTTGCGGCCCGGGTCCTCGCCGTTGATCCGGAACTCGAACGAGTGCCCTCGCATCGGCGGATCGTCGTACCCCAGCTTCTCCCCGTCCGCGATGCGGAACATCTCCCGCACCAGGTCGATGCCGGTGACCTCCTCGGTGACCGGGTGCTCCACCTGCAGCCGGGTGTTGACCTCCAGGAACGAGATCGTGCCGTCCTTACCGACCAGGAACTCCACCGTCCCCGCCCCTACATAGCCGGCTTCCTTGAGGATGGCCTTGGAGGCGGCGTAGAGCTGGTCGTTCTGCTCCTCAGTCAGGAACGGGGCCGGGGCCTCTTCGACGAGTTTTTGGTGGCGGCGCTGGAGGGAGCAGTCACGGGTGGAGACGACCACCACGTTGCCGTGGGTGTCGGCCAGGCACTGGGTCTCCACATGGCGGGGCTTGTCGAGGTAGCGCTCGACGAAGCATTCGCCGCGGCCGAAGGCGGCCACGGCCTCGCGGACGGCGGAGTCGTAGAGCTCGGGGACCTCTTCCATGGTGCGGGCGACCTTCAGGCCGCGGCCGCCGCCGCCGAAGGCGGCTTTGATGGCGATGGGCAGGCCGTGCTGTTCGGCGAAGGCCACGACCTCGTCCGCGCCGGAGACCGGGTCGGGGGTGCCGGCGACCAGGGGTGCGCCGGCGCGCTGGGCGATGTGGCGGGCGGCGACCTTGTCGCCCAGGTCGCGGATGGCGTGCGGCGGGGGGCCGATCCAGGTCAGGCCCGCGTCGAGGACGGCTTGGGCGAATTCGGCGTTCTCGGAGAGGAATCCGTAGCCGGGGTGGACGGCGTCGGCGCCGGATTCGGCGGCCGCGGCCAGGACCTTGGCCTGGTCGAGATAGCTGGCCGCCGGGGTGTCACCGCCCAGCGCATAGGCTTCATCGGCCGCGCGCACATGACATGCGTCCCGGTCCGGATCGGCGTAGACGGCTACGCTCGCGATCCCGGCATCCCGGCAGGCACGGGCAACACGGACAGCGATCTCGCCACGGTTGGCGATGAGCACCTTCGTCAGCATGTCGGCTCCAGGGTCTGGTTCGGGGCGGCGTCGAGCTGGTCGATGGTTTCGAGCGTCAGGTGGCCGCCTGAAAGTACGGAGAGACCCGGGAGTGCCGCAGCCTCGGCGAAGACGATGGCGACGATCTGTTCCGGGGCCTGGTGCGGGCCGGTGTGGATGACCTTGTAAGCGGTGTCGCGCAGGCCCCGGGCGATGACGTCGGCGCCACGGTCGTGGCCGTCAAGCCCGGGCCCGGCGATACGGGTGCCTGGCACCGGCGCGGCACCGGCGCGAGCTGTCCGCTGTCGCGGAGTCTTCATGGTCTCTCCGTTCGAATGGTCAGCGGGGCGGGAGGGCCCCACCGGCTCCCGGGCCAGGGAGTTCGCGGTGCTTGTGCGACGACGTCGCGGCTGCGGGCCCCGTGGGTTCCTCAGCGTGGCCAGTAGGAGCTGCGCCACGCTGCCGGGCCCGGCTGGGGCGGGGCGCTGCACGAGATGTCGCGGGTTTTGACCGTCCATTCGTCCAGTCGCTGCGGCGTCGCAGGGACGGCTGAGGCCGCTGCGGCGCGGGCTTGGATCACCGCGAGCGCGGCGGCCAGCTCTTCGTGAGTGGGGTTGCCGCGTACGACCGTGAACGTCATTGGCCGCCCTTTCCGAAGTCCGTGAGGTCAGTGAGGCCAGTGGGGTCAGAGGGGGATGTTGCCGTGCTTCTTGGGGGGCAGCGCTTCGCGCTTGTTCCGCAGGGTCCTCAGTCCGCGGACGATGTGGCGGCGGGTCTCGGAGGGCATGATCACCGCGTCGACGTAGCCTCGCTCGGCCGCGATATACGGATTCAGCAGGGTGTCCTCGTAGTCCGCGATCAGCTCGGCGCGGGTGGTCTCCGGGTCGTCGGAGGCGGCGATGGTGCGCCGGTGGAGGATGTTGACCGCGCCCTGGGCGCCCATGACCGCGATCTGCGCGGTGGGCCAGGCCAGGTTGAGGTCGGCGCCCAGATGCTTGGAGCCCATGACGTCGTACGCGCCGCCGAACGCCTTGCGGGTGATGACCGTGATCAGCGGGACGGTGGCCTCCGCGTAGGCGAAGATCAGCTTGGCGCCGCGCCGGATGATGCCGTTGTACTCCTGGTCGGTGCCGGGCAGGAAGCCGGGCACGTCCACGAAGGTCAGCACGGGCACGTTGAACGCGTCGCAGGTGCGCACGAAGCGTGCGGCCTTCTCGGAGGCGTCGATGTCCAGACAGCCGGCGAGCTGCATCGGCTGGTTGGCCACGATGCCCACCGGGTGGCCCTCGACCCGGCCGAAGCCGGTGATGATGTTGGGTGCGAAGAGCGCCTGGGTCTCCAGGAACTCGTTGTCGTCCAGGACGTGCTCGATGGCCTTGTGCACGTCGTACGGCTGGTTCGCCGAGTCCGGGATGAGGGTGTCCATCTCCCGGTCCTCCTCCGAGACCTCCAGATCGGCCTCGTCGGCGAAGGCCGGGGGCTCGGAGAGGTTGTTGGAGGGGAGGTAGGCCAGCAGGGCCTTGACGTACTCGATGCCGTCCTTCTCGTCGCCGGCCATGTAGTGCGCGACACCGGAGGTGGTGTTGTGGGTCCGGGCGCCGCCCAGCGCCTCGAAGCCGACGTCCTCACCTGTGACCGTCTTGATCACATCGGGGCCGGTGATGAACATGTGCGAGGTCTGGTCGACCATCACCGTGAAGTCAGTGATCGCCGGGGAGTAGACCGCCCCGCCCGCGCACGGGCCCACGACCAGGCTGATCTGCGGGATCACTCCGGAGGCATGGGTGTTGCGGCGGAAGATCTCGCCGTACATGCCGAGCGAGACCACGCCCTCCTGGATGCGGGCGCCGCCGGAGTCGTTGATGCCGATGACCGGGCAGCCGGTCTTCAGCGCGAAGTCCATGACCTTGACGATCTTCTCGCCGAACACCTCCCCGAGCGCCCCGCCGAAGACCGTGAAGTCCTGGGAGAAGACGGCCACCGGGCGGCCGTCGACCGTGCCGTAGCCGGTGACGACCCCGTCGCCGTAGGGGCGGTTCTGCTCGATGCCGAAGTTGGTCGAACGGTGCCGGGCGAACTCGTCGAGCTCGGTGAAGGACCCCTCGTCCAGGAGGAGGTCGATGCGCTCGCGCGCGGTCAGCTTGCCCTTGGCGTGCTGCTTCTCCACCGCGCGCGCGGACCCCGCATGGGTCGCCTCTTCGATACGGCGCTGCAGATCCGCGAGCTTCCCCGCGGTCGTGTGAATATCGATGTCGGCCGGCTGCGCGGGCTCGGTGCTCACTGCTTGGCTCCCTTCTGAGCGTTGGCGCTGGTGGCGTACCAGGTGGTGAGCGAGAGCCCGGTTGCCGAGGCAGCTGTGAATGAGTTTTCGAGCGGGAACGGCACTGCCAGCCGCACCGGGGAACCCGGAATGAGGGTGTCCGGTGGGTGAGGCGGGGCCGTCAGACCGGCGCCTGCGGGCACCGTTACGTCATTGCGTCTCAGCGTTCTCGGCAGGAACGAATCGGTCGGAATTGGGGGGCGGCGTGGTAGGCGGCAGCCAGGAGGGATCATTGGAGGTACTCCAGAGGTGATGGGCAATGGCCTGTGAGGCCGAACTCAAGGTCAGAAGGTGTCGTGGGGGGACGTACACACCCCAGACGTCGCTGGAGCGAGTGGGCGTGCTGCCTCGACCTTCATCGCCACGGAGGCTGTGGAGGCTCGCAGAGGCGGAAGAGGAGTGCCTGAGGGCCGGACTCGATGCCTTCCGTCAGACACACCGGGGCCCCGACCCGCACGGTGAGCGGCGGCACGCCGATGACCCTGGAGCACAGCCAGAATCCCTCGTTCATGTTGATGGTGGCGAGTGCGCACTGTCTCCCGGGGCTCCGGCCCATGGCCAGGACATGACGGATGACCCCGGTGCCGCAACTGAGCTCCCAGGCGAGATCGGTGGAGGCGCAGACGGGACACAACAGACGGCGGAAGACTGCGGTCCGACACCAGCGGCAGCGCTGGAAGTACAGCTCTCCACCCCCCACTCCACCCAGCGGCACCTGTGTGGGGCAGTCCGCCTCCGGGAGTGGGCTCGCGCTTGGATCGACCTCCCGTTCGACGAGGGCGCTATCGGTGGTTTCGATCGTTGTATGGAGCACGGTGTCCTCCTCCGTCCCCGTCCCGCAATGACCCGCGACGGGAGGCGAGGGCTCACCGATCACGGCTGTAGCACGTCGGCACCGCTGTGGCGGCGTGTTTCACAAAGTATGGGACTCAGTCCCGAAAGTAAAGTACTCAGTCCCAATGACTCCGTGTGATAGGAGCCTCACCGCGTCACTCGGCGCCCGATGCTCGCAATGCGGTGTTCGATCCCATCGAGATGAGGCAACTGGCGTCTGCGCGGTGAGACGGGGAAGGATGAGCGGTCATGAGCAAGCCACCTGCACGGATCCGACTGGCAGACGCCGCATTCGCGCTCTTCGACGAGCGCGGATACGAGCAGACGACCGTCGACGACATCGCCGAGCGAGCTGGGCTCGGGCGCACGACGTTCTTCCGGAACTACCGATCCAAGGAAGACGTCATCTTCCCGGACCACGACCGGCTCCTGGAGTTGATCAGAGATCGGCTGGCGACCTCGAGCCACAGCACCGCTCTGGTCGCCGTGTCAGACGCGGTTCGACTCGTACTGCTGCACTACGTGGAGGAGGGCGACCTGGCGAGGCGGCGATATGC contains:
- the vioC gene encoding arginine beta-hydroxylase, Fe(II)/alpha-ketoglutarate-dependent codes for the protein MATGTSNVLELTPQEAHRSADLGIELAGKYASPEDPRLLFDLPFLAAMLPERTRKFLRAFALEEEHGHCVLRGHRIDTGRIGPTPEHWRARARPAAEFPEEILLLLYGAVIGEPFGWSTQQDGRLVHDVFPIRKHEHEQLGTGSSELLTWHTEDAFHPYRGDYLLLSALRNPDDVATTIGELDLDALAPEHVEVLFRKRFHIAPDESHLPKNNSAGDHEESAKRFATIERLINDREPVAVLYGSRSGPYMRLDPYFMETPEDDPQARAALEAVTGVLDRSLGEVALRQGDVLCVNNHLAVHGRVPFRARYDGTDRWLKRVNVTSDLRKSREMRALAGSRLIG
- a CDS encoding non-ribosomal peptide synthetase, yielding MSGRQPDFLDRWDHQVATRSGAPALIEGTVHWSYAQAEARAGALASVLAARGAGPGSVVGLSLDRPRDAVLSMLAVLRTGAAFTVLEPGLPPEARKDLVARVGAVLWLHDSTRQGPPLPLGTPCLDLATMEAGPAAAPYTGVPAAPTQPAYTLFTSGSTGRPKGIVVERGALAGFADAVAERLLLTPADRWLQIASLGFDVVIEEVFPVLATGGAVVCRPDTLPLEPPELHRVLREGEATVAELSTQYWREYARWLDAADETTPAALRAVLVGGERMEPGTYRAWQRRQPAALVHVYGLTECTVTSTMYTGRLPGNATEVPIGTPLSNAAVSVRADGRVLPPGRTGEIHIAGPSLARGYLHDEEQTELRFRPDPHADGERVYATGDLGRLLPGGALEFLGRIDSQLKVRGHRLEATAVERALESTPAVAQAVVLIDPGDATSLIACLVPADRALAPEPGTAARLTDGQRREVVGPTAAAFPSWGVPTRLYWTADLPKNPRGKVDTAALAAATVAAPVRTPPETGAEPGPDRPSTVDEPLHVVLHRFRDVLAAPALGPDDDFFAHGGQSILAMRLVSALRTDVPAAAGLRVATLFDCPTPRRLARHLSDRT
- the vioD gene encoding capreomycidine synthase, with the protein product MKRNHCPAISVLDPGVHLSPVRNDGAVTSLPAPPILEEWYRRYLDRAELDISSSGVQPYSFAELRSIAGIGHDELDGIVMDDSTSQGSPELRQAIADRYAGGRREHIMVTHGSSEAIALTLGTLLEPGDRVVLPDSLYHSLGHFARERGCEIRTLPLGELSDGAFPDAVLRDTIGPGTKAVVANFPHNPTGLSLSGTGYRAFLDRVADSGALLVWDAAFAEITHGADPLPNPEMLYPHTVSYGTFSKVYGLPGLRFGWCIAPPELIERTFPLRDRTTLFLSPLVERIALHAVRAAPRLIGPRVEQARRNLELMDRWVDRHADVVAWQRPHGGVCGLLELPHVVDVERFCLELLDRTGTLLVPGTAFDLPHGVRLGFGGAEKEFAAGLDRLSGFLRGARGGR
- a CDS encoding macrolide 2'-phosphotransferase, whose product is MEASALSVPHLVDHAVRHGIAVVPGSAVVDESGWDFRVVHCRDEHGREWILRSPRRAQVVAPAAAEDRLLRLLRDRLPTRIPEWRVHTPEFTAYPRLPGTAAGAEDPHSLRYRWAVDPLDPAAEYLGPLAGVLVSLHALPPATAGLPDTAPDRPRERVARQLHEAHAAFGLSPGRRAHWLRWLEDDYGWPTATVPVHGDVHPGHTLVCRRPGGGARLAGLLDWTNARVDDPAADFVDLYYAGGPAVLDALLAAYRGQGGTVREGMREHIVELGDFLWVRVALLGLRTNRPHLVTTARARLRELGTVP
- a CDS encoding phage integrase N-terminal SAM-like domain-containing protein, translating into MRAGNYPETTRRNYLLAPTQLVRYLNENAAPDLEVEDPAEDPTEVTRAHSEAFQGWMIEAPSASTALNKHKGPRRFFRWLMQDEEEIDRSPMERVRQPKTAKELIPVIRDDDTNHGKAAASRVRFGPKAARPVRRGERCACASVAA
- a CDS encoding acetyl/propionyl/methylcrotonyl-CoA carboxylase subunit alpha, which translates into the protein MTKVLIANRGEIAVRVARACRDAGIASVAVYADPDRDACHVRAADEAYALGGDTPAASYLDQAKVLAAAAESGADAVHPGYGFLSENAEFAQAVLDAGLTWIGPPPHAIRDLGDKVAARHIAQRAGAPLVAGTPDPVSGADEVVAFAEQHGLPIAIKAAFGGGGRGLKVARTMEEVPELYDSAVREAVAAFGRGECFVERYLDKPRHVETQCLADTHGNVVVVSTRDCSLQRRHQKLVEEAPAPFLTEEQNDQLYAASKAILKEAGYVGAGTVEFLVGKDGTISFLEVNTRLQVEHPVTEEVTGIDLVREMFRIADGEKLGYDDPPMRGHSFEFRINGEDPGRNFLPAPGTVTSFVPPAGPGVRLDAGVESGSVIGPAWDSLLAKLIVTGATRTQALQRAARALAEFQVDGMATAIPFHQAVVVDPAFTSEPFTIHTRWIETEFNNTIAPFAPVSPDEDEEPTARETVVVEVGGKRLEVSLPASLGVATAPAGGSKKPKRKAVKKSGSAASGDALASPMQGTIVKVAVGEGDTVAEGDLIVVLEAMKMEQPLNAHRAGTVKGLTAEVGASITSGAVICEIKD
- a CDS encoding acyl-CoA carboxylase subunit epsilon, with the translated sequence MTFTVVRGNPTHEELAAALAVIQARAAAASAVPATPQRLDEWTVKTRDISCSAPPQPGPAAWRSSYWPR